The Mercurialis annua linkage group LG8, ddMerAnnu1.2, whole genome shotgun sequence genome window below encodes:
- the LOC126660139 gene encoding uncharacterized protein LOC126660139 translates to MGVGISILLALKATFLFLIFIYLRTLEFTILSLPFLYASLVSTLISLASHPAINLPMLLGKSSDGSFPIWSIIMFSPYLFFVRIFSLLRRYSSGEESYNEICEGVFVGGWPYSRESLPPGDPAIVDCTCEFPRVEEFKGCSYFCVPTWDTRSPQPGEIESAVKWALRKRAQNRSVFVHCAYGHGRSVAVSCALLVALGVVEDWKTAEKFIKEKRPYIRMNSLHRQALEEWSKHRLSSPMKTRQ, encoded by the exons ATGGGTGTAGGAATATCAATCCTATTAGCACTAAAAGCAACATTTTTATTCCTCATCTTCATATACCTTAGAACACTTGAATTCACCATTTTATCACTACCCTTTTTATACGCTTCACTGGTATCAACTCTCATCTCACTAGCATCCCACCCTGCCATCAATCTCCCAATGCTTCTAGGCAAAAGCTCAGATGGGTCATTCCCCATTTGGTCAATTATCATGTTCAGTCCCTACCTTTTCTTTGTTAGAATCTTTTCACTCCTGAGAAGATACAGCAGTGGGGAGGAGAGTTATAATGAGATTTGTGAGGGTGTTTTTGTTGGTGGGTGGCCTTATTCTAGGGAGAGTTTGCCACCTGGTGATCCTGCTATTGTGGACTGTACTTGTGAGTTTCCTAGAGTTGAGGAGTTTAAAGGGTGCTCTTATTTTTGTGTTCCTACTTGGGATACTAGGTCTCCTCAGCCTGGGGAGATTGAATCTGCTGTTAAGTGGGCTCTCAGGAAAAGAGCTCAGAATAGGAGTGTTTTTGTCCATTGTGCTTATG GTCATGGAAGAAGTGTTGCTGTGAGCTGTGCACTGTTAGTGGCTTTAGGTGTGGTAGAAGATTGGAAAACAGCTGAAAAATTCATCAAAGAGAAGCGACCATACATTCGGATGAACAGCCTGCATCGCCAAGCTTTGGAAGAATGGTCAAAACACCGATTATCTTCTCCAATGAAAACGAGACAATGA